From the Flavimarina sp. Hel_I_48 genome, one window contains:
- the ruvB gene encoding Holliday junction branch migration DNA helicase RuvB, with the protein MNEHLDPTGENLSNTEHDIERALRPVNFDDFAGQDQVLENLKVFVEAANRRGEALDHTLFHGPPGLGKTTLANILANELGVSIKITSGPVLDKPGDLAGLLTNLEERDVLFIDEIHRLSPIVEEYLYSAMEDYKIDIMIESGPNARTVQINLNPFTLIGATTRSGLLTAPMRARFGIASRLEYYSTELLTTIVERSSEILNVPIALDAAIEIAGRSRGTPRIANALLRRVRDFAQIKGNGSIDLEIAKYSLKALNVDAHGLDEMDNKILRTIIDKFKGGPVGITTIATAVSESPETIEEVYEPFLIQQGFIMRTPRGREVTEAAYKHLGRVKNNIQGGLF; encoded by the coding sequence ATGAATGAACATCTTGATCCCACTGGTGAGAACCTTTCAAATACGGAGCATGATATAGAACGTGCCCTACGTCCTGTAAACTTTGACGATTTTGCCGGGCAGGATCAGGTGCTTGAAAATCTTAAGGTATTTGTGGAGGCTGCAAACCGCAGGGGCGAGGCGCTTGATCATACCCTTTTTCATGGACCTCCGGGACTGGGTAAAACTACACTCGCCAATATACTTGCAAATGAGCTTGGGGTCAGTATCAAAATAACCTCTGGTCCCGTACTTGATAAACCTGGTGATCTGGCAGGTTTGCTTACAAATCTTGAAGAGCGGGATGTCCTTTTTATAGATGAAATTCATCGTCTCAGCCCTATAGTTGAAGAGTATTTATATTCAGCTATGGAAGATTACAAGATCGATATCATGATAGAAAGTGGGCCAAATGCCCGCACCGTACAGATTAATCTTAATCCATTTACCTTAATTGGCGCGACTACCCGTTCCGGTTTATTAACTGCGCCTATGCGTGCGCGTTTTGGTATTGCTTCGCGGCTGGAGTATTACAGTACAGAATTGTTGACCACGATCGTAGAACGCAGTTCAGAGATTTTAAATGTTCCCATAGCGCTTGATGCCGCTATTGAAATTGCCGGTCGTAGCCGGGGTACACCACGTATTGCAAATGCCCTTTTACGTCGTGTTCGTGATTTTGCCCAGATCAAAGGCAATGGATCCATAGATCTTGAAATCGCTAAATACAGTCTGAAGGCATTAAATGTTGACGCGCATGGCCTCGATGAGATGGATAATAAAATCCTGCGTACCATCATAGACAAATTCAAGGGCGGTCCGGTAGGAATTACCACCATTGCTACCGCTGTTTCTGAAAGTCCGGAGACCATTGAAGAAGTATACGAACCTTTCCTAATTCAGCAAGGGTTTATCATGCGTACCCCACGGGGTCGGGAAGTAACGGAAGCGGCCTACAAACATTTAGGACGCGTTAAAAATAATATCCAGGGGGGCTTATTTTAA
- a CDS encoding NADP-dependent malic enzyme: protein MSKESKRREALIYHAKPQPGKIEVVPTKKYSSQRDLSLAYSPGVAEPCLEIAKETENVYKYTAKGNLVAVISNGTAVLGLGDIGPEASKPVMEGKGLLFKIFAGIDVFDIEVGTKDVDAFIETVKNIAPTFGGINLEDIKAPEAFEIERRLKEELDIPVMHDDQHGTAIISAAALLNALEINGKKLEEVRIVISGAGAAAISCTRLYQAFGAKRENIVMLDSKGVIRNDRENLAGEKTEFSTHRKIDTLVDAMKDADVFVGLSIANIVDQDMLRSMAQDPIVFAMANPDPEIAYDLAIATRDDIIMATGRSDHPNQVNNVLGFPFIFRGALDVRATKINEEMKMAAVKALADLAKESVPEQVNIAYGETRLNFSKEYIIPKPFDPRLITAVPPAVAKAAMESGVAREPITDWQKYEDELLDRMGSDNKIVRLLLNRARTNPKRIVFAESDQLDVLKAAQIVHDDGIAHPVLLGNRETILELMQEIDFTANVEIIDPKSTEEKDTVNKYANTYWKSRKRKGITLFDAQKLMRQRNYFASMMVSEGDVDGMITGYSSSYPSAVRPVLEVIGAAPGVQKAATANLMITSRGPLFLADTSINIEPSAKELAKIGQMTAHTVRMFGLEPVMAMTSYSNFGSSANEKVAKIREAVSYLHRNYPDLLVDGEVQADFALNMELMKSKFPFSKIAGKKVNTLVFSNIDSANITYKMLKELNKADNIGPIMMGMRKPVHVLQLGASVDEIVNMAAITVIDAQQKEKKQEVEEI, encoded by the coding sequence ATGAGTAAAGAAAGCAAACGGCGAGAAGCCTTGATATATCATGCAAAACCACAACCTGGTAAAATCGAGGTTGTCCCCACTAAAAAATATTCCTCGCAGCGGGACTTATCCCTGGCCTATTCGCCTGGCGTGGCAGAACCTTGCCTGGAGATTGCAAAAGAAACCGAGAACGTATATAAATATACCGCAAAGGGTAACCTTGTTGCCGTAATTTCAAATGGAACCGCGGTACTTGGTCTGGGTGATATAGGTCCGGAAGCATCAAAACCAGTAATGGAAGGCAAGGGACTTCTTTTTAAGATTTTTGCAGGTATTGACGTTTTTGATATTGAAGTAGGTACTAAGGACGTTGATGCTTTTATAGAGACCGTTAAGAATATTGCGCCAACATTTGGCGGCATCAACCTTGAAGATATTAAAGCTCCGGAAGCCTTTGAGATTGAAAGACGTTTAAAGGAAGAACTTGATATTCCCGTGATGCATGATGATCAGCACGGTACGGCCATAATTTCTGCGGCTGCACTTCTTAATGCTTTGGAAATTAATGGTAAAAAGTTAGAAGAAGTACGTATTGTAATTAGTGGTGCTGGAGCCGCTGCGATCTCATGTACACGTTTATACCAGGCCTTTGGTGCAAAACGTGAGAATATTGTCATGCTTGATAGCAAAGGTGTCATTCGAAACGATCGCGAAAACCTGGCTGGCGAAAAAACCGAATTTTCCACCCATAGAAAAATTGATACGCTGGTTGATGCTATGAAAGACGCAGACGTGTTTGTAGGCCTTTCCATAGCAAATATAGTTGATCAGGATATGCTTAGATCCATGGCACAAGACCCCATTGTTTTTGCGATGGCTAACCCTGATCCTGAGATCGCCTATGATCTTGCCATTGCAACCCGGGATGATATTATTATGGCCACAGGCCGTTCAGATCATCCTAATCAGGTAAACAATGTATTGGGTTTCCCTTTTATTTTCCGCGGAGCGTTAGATGTTCGAGCCACGAAAATCAATGAAGAAATGAAAATGGCAGCGGTCAAAGCACTTGCTGATCTTGCGAAGGAGTCTGTACCTGAACAGGTGAATATCGCCTATGGGGAGACCCGTCTTAACTTCAGCAAAGAGTATATCATACCTAAGCCCTTTGATCCGCGTCTTATAACTGCCGTTCCTCCAGCAGTTGCAAAAGCAGCCATGGAAAGCGGTGTTGCCCGTGAACCTATAACTGACTGGCAAAAATACGAGGACGAGCTGCTTGACCGTATGGGCTCTGATAATAAAATCGTGCGCCTACTCCTCAACCGTGCACGTACAAATCCTAAACGTATCGTGTTTGCTGAATCTGACCAGCTGGATGTGCTCAAGGCAGCCCAGATCGTTCATGATGATGGTATTGCGCACCCAGTACTTTTAGGTAACAGGGAAACCATTCTGGAACTTATGCAGGAAATAGATTTTACTGCAAACGTAGAAATCATTGATCCAAAATCTACCGAAGAAAAAGATACTGTAAACAAATACGCAAACACCTACTGGAAGTCACGCAAGCGGAAAGGAATAACCCTTTTTGACGCCCAGAAGTTGATGAGGCAACGTAACTATTTTGCTTCCATGATGGTAAGTGAAGGGGATGTAGATGGTATGATTACAGGGTACAGCAGCAGCTACCCTTCAGCCGTAAGACCTGTACTTGAAGTTATAGGTGCTGCCCCCGGCGTTCAAAAAGCTGCAACCGCAAACTTGATGATCACGTCCCGCGGCCCACTGTTTCTTGCAGATACCTCTATCAATATTGAGCCTTCTGCTAAAGAATTGGCTAAAATAGGCCAGATGACCGCACATACGGTGCGTATGTTTGGGCTTGAGCCGGTAATGGCCATGACTTCCTATTCTAACTTTGGATCTTCGGCAAATGAGAAGGTTGCCAAAATAAGGGAGGCCGTTTCCTATTTACACCGTAATTATCCAGATTTGCTTGTTGATGGGGAGGTACAAGCTGATTTTGCGCTGAATATGGAACTCATGAAAAGCAAATTTCCATTTTCAAAAATAGCGGGCAAAAAGGTAAATACACTCGTTTTTTCTAATATAGATTCCGCTAATATTACCTACAAAATGCTCAAGGAGCTGAATAAAGCGGATAATATTGGTCCCATAATGATGGGTATGCGTAAGCCCGTACACGTTTTGCAATTGGGAGCGAGTGTTGATGAGATCGTAAATATGGCAGCGATTACCGTAATTGATGCCCAGCAGAAGGAAAAAAAGCAAGAAGTCGAAGAAATTTAG
- the queG gene encoding tRNA epoxyqueuosine(34) reductase QueG, protein MTSNKANHTAFIKAEAKRLGFMSCGISKAEFLEEEAPRLESWLNKNHNGKMHYMENHFDKRLDPTKLVPGAKSVISMLLNYYPEKKQTEDSYKLSKYAYGTDYHFVIKDKLKELLFMINAEIGEVDGRAFVDSAPVLDRAWAAKSGLGWVGKSSNLLTKQTGSFYFIAELILDLDLEYDHAVTDHCGSCTACLDACPTQAILEPYVVDGSKCISYYTIELKDEIPEEASGTMADWMFGCDICQDVCPWNRFSKAHNEPLFNPQPQLLDMTKEDWQEITQEVFSQIFKKSAVKRTKFSGLTRNIDFLQK, encoded by the coding sequence ATGACTTCTAATAAAGCAAACCATACTGCTTTTATCAAAGCCGAAGCAAAGCGGCTTGGATTTATGTCCTGTGGTATTTCCAAAGCCGAATTTCTTGAGGAAGAAGCCCCGCGGCTGGAATCCTGGCTCAACAAAAACCACAATGGTAAAATGCATTACATGGAAAACCATTTTGATAAGCGCCTTGATCCTACAAAACTCGTTCCCGGTGCAAAAAGTGTGATTTCCATGTTGCTCAACTATTATCCAGAAAAGAAACAAACAGAAGACAGTTATAAACTTTCCAAATACGCGTACGGTACAGATTACCATTTTGTGATCAAGGATAAATTAAAGGAACTCCTATTTATGATCAATGCTGAGATAGGCGAAGTGGATGGCCGCGCCTTTGTAGATTCGGCTCCCGTTCTGGACAGGGCTTGGGCCGCAAAAAGCGGTCTGGGTTGGGTAGGTAAAAGCAGTAATTTATTGACAAAACAAACCGGTTCCTTTTATTTCATTGCAGAACTGATCCTGGATCTGGATCTTGAATATGATCATGCGGTTACAGATCACTGCGGTTCCTGCACTGCTTGTCTTGACGCATGTCCCACACAAGCTATTTTAGAACCTTACGTGGTAGATGGCAGCAAATGCATAAGTTACTACACTATAGAACTCAAAGATGAAATTCCTGAAGAGGCTAGTGGTACTATGGCAGACTGGATGTTTGGCTGCGATATTTGCCAGGACGTTTGCCCGTGGAACCGTTTTTCCAAAGCACATAACGAACCCCTTTTTAATCCACAGCCTCAGTTGCTGGATATGACTAAAGAAGACTGGCAGGAAATTACCCAGGAAGTTTTCTCTCAGATATTCAAAAAATCAGCCGTAAAACGTACAAAATTCAGTGGCTTGACCCGAAATATCGACTTTCTTCAGAAATAG
- a CDS encoding cytochrome P450 has translation MAKFTEIPQVSTFRFVRHANEILNKPLPFHAENFKRHGDTFQLNLGFGQSVVFSRDAGFVQHALQKNQKNYSKSPIQTKDVAKYVGEGLLTAEGEHWRRQRKMIQPAFHKKQLYTLLGRIQEAINTELNRIKTGEKIDIFPVFNDLAFQTVVKSLFSSAVGVEEINRLQHITETTQKMLVRELRQPFKGWWFKLSGQIKEHTDLTDEARDILIKLVQERRKSKQREDDLLDMLLEARYEDGSAMSERQLIDEILILFTAGHETTSNALTFTAQLLAQHQDIQEQVYEEICQIRSKTTDLLSFLKGLIYTKQVVEESLRLYPPAYFIDRMNREEDIYNGMRIPAQSRLLFSIQEIHRHTAHWEAPDTFDPSRFDDGNSLKYSSFYYPFGAGPRMCIGNNFAMYEMILAVAELIATFKIFKKKTPIEILPLITLKPKNAFLEFEKR, from the coding sequence ATGGCCAAATTTACTGAAATACCTCAGGTTTCCACCTTTCGCTTTGTGCGTCACGCCAACGAGATCTTAAATAAGCCGCTGCCATTTCACGCCGAAAATTTTAAGCGCCATGGGGATACCTTTCAGCTCAATCTAGGCTTTGGTCAGTCCGTTGTATTTTCCAGGGATGCGGGCTTTGTTCAGCATGCCCTGCAAAAAAATCAGAAAAACTATTCCAAATCCCCCATACAGACTAAAGATGTTGCAAAATATGTGGGTGAAGGACTCCTAACGGCTGAGGGCGAACATTGGCGTAGACAACGTAAAATGATTCAGCCGGCATTTCATAAGAAACAACTTTATACGTTGCTTGGGCGTATTCAAGAAGCCATAAATACCGAACTAAACCGTATAAAAACTGGTGAAAAGATCGATATTTTTCCTGTTTTTAATGATCTGGCTTTTCAAACTGTTGTAAAGTCATTGTTCAGTAGTGCCGTGGGAGTTGAAGAGATCAACAGGTTGCAGCATATAACGGAAACTACCCAGAAAATGCTGGTACGGGAATTACGTCAGCCTTTTAAGGGATGGTGGTTCAAATTAAGTGGACAAATTAAAGAACATACTGATTTAACGGATGAAGCCCGGGACATTTTGATAAAACTTGTACAGGAAAGGCGTAAAAGCAAACAACGGGAGGATGATTTGCTTGACATGTTGCTCGAGGCACGTTATGAAGATGGTAGCGCCATGAGTGAAAGACAGCTCATTGATGAGATTTTAATCCTATTTACCGCGGGACATGAGACCACTTCAAATGCACTCACTTTTACTGCACAATTACTGGCACAACATCAGGATATCCAGGAGCAGGTTTATGAAGAAATATGTCAAATAAGGTCAAAAACAACCGATTTATTGTCCTTTTTAAAAGGTTTAATCTACACAAAGCAAGTGGTTGAAGAATCATTGAGGCTCTACCCGCCCGCCTACTTTATTGACCGCATGAACAGGGAAGAAGATATTTATAACGGCATGCGCATTCCGGCGCAATCCCGTTTGCTGTTTTCCATACAGGAAATTCACCGGCATACTGCGCATTGGGAAGCTCCAGATACATTTGATCCCTCGCGTTTTGATGATGGGAATTCCTTAAAATATTCTTCGTTTTATTATCCTTTTGGAGCTGGTCCAAGAATGTGCATCGGTAATAATTTTGCTATGTATGAGATGATTTTGGCAGTTGCAGAATTGATCGCTACCTTTAAGATCTTTAAAAAGAAAACTCCTATTGAAATATTGCCCCTGATCACACTGAAACCAAAAAACGCGTTTCTGGAGTTTGAAAAGAGATAG
- a CDS encoding CheR family methyltransferase, giving the protein MKQNNNKQGVEHIVLLGASAGGLKAFKEFLEGVKKSFSTAYILLQHLDPNHRSMLPELLQSVSSIPVVEISNGLTLESDTVYVLPSDKVPQLNKGVFSLHKKDSVTGSAHLIDDFFEIMAKEYSSKLIGVILSGTGSDGANGLRKIRERKGVTFVQEPALAEWSDMPESAINKGVVDFILPAAEIPQKIYELNITGNLDMAGNVPQMQQDSQQEEVLYEILLIMERRKGTDFSNYKKNTILRRVKRRQVLNGYNNLKDYLEYMEDNNDEISALFDDFLIPVTEFFRDQSTFVYLEKEIFPKLLANKDSKNMLRIWIPACSTGQEAYSIAICILDYIKKIGNDNPYGVTNGNEKEFIKIFATDLSSKAILRARKGIYQEPELKGVSNERLEAYFNKTSSGYEINKDIRSMCVFAEHDFLNDYPFGAMHLVSCRNALIYLNSELQEKALTNFHYALVENGMLLLGNSETINSVPELFNRIKSGYKIYRRSSAKRKIITHLAKNKNHKSLKPSTSAAGKSVSRNIKDYAEALLLKDYAPVAIVVNKNLNLVTIHSKTGKYLEHAPGTVSHNILKLAKGDLGFEIKRIIRKFNLEKDKTLERKGIKLLSEGRRYLVDISVSRIEEMDPPHFLVVFKDKEIEELPALHEDSDEKEIYIASLERELVSLKEEILANLEEHQVAEEELQSANEELMSSTEELQTLNEELETSKEELQSTVEEITIVNQELKTLNSLLIQEKKFSESIIRTIRNPLLILNKDFEVIMANRSFYKNFKVEESTTLGRLLFQLGNGQWDIPKLHTLLESILPLRGAFADYEVTHTFETLGKRTILLNGQILKEEAGQEESILLSFEDVTERNKAQKDLRESVNIHKEFIESSPWPIAVLKGEEHTIDIANESMLRSLRKKSNIIGQTFKKAMPELEKQGFFKLLDQVYKSGVAHEAFNTPAYFINEKGEEELDYFDYIYQPQRNLDGDVVGVSIITTVVTQQVILNEKIKKSEKQFRQLANHLPELIVSYDIKEKTRYFNKSFLKFTGMNVRELKEKSWYTAVHPDDYERMMREYGKKIENAENFEMELRIRNADGDYLWCLNKNHCVTDRQGEPIRWIGTNMVIQRIKDEEKRKEDFLKLVSHELKTPVTSIKGYVQMLLSMISKDPGKSINALPIESSLLRVENQITRLTHLISEMLDLSRVEESKLELNLEMFELCELVEETIQDVKHSNGMVPIVSDYIDDWEVRADKDRIGQVLINLITNAIKYSPKQKNIKVTVYNNEPGFIAVSVKDSGIGIGKEDLSKIFDRFYRVSGENEATYDGFGIGLYLAKEILDRHKGKIKVESTLGEGSNFIFSLPLE; this is encoded by the coding sequence TTGAAACAAAACAACAATAAACAGGGTGTGGAACATATTGTACTATTGGGTGCTTCTGCCGGCGGCCTGAAGGCTTTCAAAGAGTTTCTGGAAGGGGTTAAAAAGAGTTTTTCTACGGCATATATTCTGTTACAACACCTAGACCCCAATCATAGAAGCATGCTCCCAGAGCTTTTGCAAAGTGTTTCTTCCATTCCTGTTGTTGAGATTTCAAATGGGCTTACACTAGAAAGTGATACGGTTTATGTACTGCCAAGTGATAAGGTGCCGCAACTTAATAAAGGTGTTTTCAGCTTACATAAAAAAGATAGTGTAACTGGATCTGCGCATTTAATTGATGACTTTTTTGAGATCATGGCAAAAGAATATTCTTCAAAACTTATAGGTGTTATCCTATCTGGTACCGGTAGTGATGGAGCTAATGGCCTTAGGAAAATAAGGGAAAGAAAAGGGGTTACTTTTGTACAGGAACCCGCTTTGGCAGAGTGGTCTGATATGCCAGAATCTGCAATTAATAAAGGTGTGGTGGATTTTATACTTCCTGCGGCTGAAATCCCACAAAAGATCTACGAACTTAATATTACTGGTAATCTAGATATGGCTGGAAACGTCCCACAGATGCAGCAGGATTCTCAACAGGAAGAAGTACTCTATGAGATATTGCTGATCATGGAGCGTCGAAAGGGTACAGACTTCAGTAATTACAAAAAGAATACCATCTTACGACGCGTAAAGAGACGCCAGGTATTAAACGGCTATAATAATTTAAAGGATTATTTAGAGTATATGGAAGATAACAATGATGAAATTTCGGCATTGTTTGATGACTTTCTTATACCAGTGACAGAATTTTTTAGGGATCAGAGCACTTTCGTTTATTTGGAAAAGGAGATTTTTCCAAAATTACTGGCAAATAAAGATAGCAAAAACATGCTGCGTATTTGGATACCGGCATGCAGTACCGGGCAGGAAGCCTATTCCATTGCCATTTGTATTCTGGATTATATAAAGAAAATAGGTAATGACAATCCGTACGGTGTGACAAATGGTAATGAAAAAGAATTCATTAAAATATTTGCTACAGACCTAAGCTCTAAAGCTATTCTAAGGGCGAGAAAAGGGATTTATCAAGAACCTGAGTTGAAAGGTGTAAGTAACGAGAGGCTGGAGGCCTATTTTAACAAGACTTCTTCTGGCTATGAAATTAATAAGGATATTAGGAGCATGTGTGTTTTTGCGGAACACGATTTTCTAAATGATTATCCATTTGGTGCCATGCATCTGGTCAGTTGTAGAAATGCACTTATTTATTTAAATTCAGAACTTCAGGAAAAGGCGCTTACTAATTTTCATTATGCCTTAGTGGAAAATGGTATGCTGCTTTTAGGTAATTCAGAAACTATAAATAGTGTTCCAGAGCTCTTTAACCGTATAAAGAGTGGTTATAAAATATACAGGCGTAGCAGTGCAAAACGTAAAATCATAACACATCTGGCAAAAAATAAAAATCACAAATCCCTAAAACCTTCTACATCTGCGGCAGGAAAGAGCGTGTCACGGAATATAAAAGACTATGCTGAAGCACTTTTGTTAAAAGATTATGCTCCAGTTGCCATTGTGGTAAACAAAAACCTAAACCTTGTAACCATACATAGCAAAACCGGTAAATATTTAGAACATGCTCCTGGTACTGTTAGTCATAATATTCTGAAACTTGCCAAGGGAGACTTAGGATTTGAGATTAAACGAATCATAAGAAAATTCAATCTCGAGAAGGATAAAACTTTAGAAAGGAAAGGCATAAAATTATTAAGTGAAGGTAGAAGGTATTTAGTTGATATTTCGGTAAGCCGTATAGAAGAAATGGATCCCCCTCATTTTCTTGTGGTTTTTAAAGATAAAGAAATTGAAGAGTTACCTGCGTTACATGAAGATAGTGATGAGAAGGAAATTTATATCGCTTCATTAGAAAGAGAACTGGTGAGTTTAAAAGAGGAAATACTCGCAAATTTAGAAGAACATCAGGTAGCGGAAGAGGAATTACAAAGTGCCAATGAGGAGCTCATGAGCAGTACCGAAGAGCTCCAAACCCTTAATGAAGAGCTTGAGACTAGTAAAGAAGAATTACAAAGCACGGTTGAAGAAATAACAATTGTAAACCAGGAGCTCAAAACCCTTAATAGCCTATTGATACAGGAGAAGAAATTTTCCGAAAGTATAATAAGGACCATTAGAAATCCTTTGTTAATTCTTAATAAAGACTTTGAGGTAATAATGGCCAATAGGTCATTTTATAAGAATTTTAAAGTTGAGGAGTCCACTACATTAGGGAGACTCTTATTTCAATTGGGCAATGGCCAGTGGGATATTCCAAAGCTGCATACATTACTCGAGTCTATCCTTCCCTTAAGAGGGGCATTTGCAGATTATGAAGTCACACACACGTTTGAGACACTAGGCAAGCGCACCATACTGCTCAACGGGCAAATATTAAAAGAGGAAGCCGGTCAGGAAGAATCGATACTCCTTTCTTTTGAAGATGTTACAGAACGTAACAAAGCGCAAAAAGACCTTAGGGAAAGTGTAAATATTCATAAAGAATTCATAGAAAGTTCTCCTTGGCCTATTGCTGTATTGAAGGGGGAAGAACACACGATTGATATTGCAAATGAATCTATGTTGAGATCACTGCGCAAGAAGAGCAATATTATAGGCCAAACCTTCAAAAAAGCGATGCCGGAACTTGAAAAACAGGGTTTCTTTAAATTACTTGATCAAGTTTACAAAAGTGGTGTGGCGCACGAGGCTTTCAACACACCAGCATATTTTATAAATGAAAAGGGAGAGGAAGAACTGGACTATTTTGATTATATCTATCAGCCACAGCGTAACCTGGATGGTGATGTGGTAGGTGTTTCAATAATTACTACCGTGGTGACACAACAAGTGATTCTAAATGAAAAGATTAAAAAAAGCGAGAAACAATTCAGGCAGCTGGCAAACCATCTTCCTGAGCTAATCGTAAGTTATGATATCAAAGAAAAAACACGTTATTTTAATAAAAGCTTTCTGAAATTTACGGGAATGAATGTCAGGGAATTGAAAGAAAAAAGTTGGTATACTGCTGTACATCCTGATGACTATGAACGCATGATGAGAGAGTATGGAAAAAAAATAGAAAATGCTGAAAATTTTGAAATGGAACTGCGTATCCGCAATGCAGATGGTGACTATCTCTGGTGCCTCAACAAAAATCATTGTGTGACTGATCGCCAGGGCGAGCCCATAAGGTGGATAGGTACTAATATGGTGATACAGCGTATAAAGGACGAAGAAAAACGTAAGGAGGATTTTCTAAAACTCGTAAGCCATGAGCTAAAGACCCCAGTTACTTCCATTAAAGGGTATGTGCAAATGCTCCTTAGTATGATCTCAAAAGATCCAGGTAAATCTATAAATGCACTACCTATTGAATCTTCACTTCTTAGGGTGGAAAATCAGATCACGCGTTTGACACATCTTATTTCAGAAATGTTGGACCTATCTAGGGTAGAGGAAAGCAAACTGGAACTCAATCTAGAAATGTTTGAACTTTGTGAACTTGTGGAAGAAACCATTCAAGATGTAAAACACTCAAACGGTATGGTGCCTATCGTTTCAGATTATATAGATGACTGGGAAGTCAGGGCAGATAAGGACCGCATAGGCCAAGTCCTCATTAATCTCATCACTAATGCCATAAAATATTCACCTAAACAAAAAAACATAAAAGTAACGGTTTATAATAATGAACCTGGATTTATCGCAGTAAGCGTTAAGGATTCGGGTATAGGAATAGGTAAAGAGGACTTAAGCAAGATATTTGATCGGTTTTACCGTGTAAGTGGGGAGAATGAGGCTACCTACGATGGTTTTGGTATAGGTCTTTATCTTGCCAAAGAAATTTTGGATAGGCACAAGGGAAAAATTAAAGTAGAGAGCACGCTAGGGGAAGGATCAAATTTCATTTTCAGCCTGCCTCTTGAATAA
- a CDS encoding PleD family two-component system response regulator has translation MKKILIVDDDPILGIMIQEMLEWKGYEVTLLRLPQETEQNIIEKQVDLVILDKLISGTDGINVCKWIRINEKTRDVPIIMITAMHASKQACLDAGADEFIAKPFEMEDFLSKVKKLLA, from the coding sequence ATGAAGAAAATTTTAATCGTTGATGATGATCCCATTCTGGGCATTATGATTCAAGAAATGCTGGAGTGGAAAGGTTATGAAGTTACTTTATTGCGCTTACCACAAGAAACGGAACAAAATATTATAGAAAAACAAGTAGATCTTGTGATCCTTGATAAACTTATATCTGGTACAGATGGTATAAATGTCTGTAAATGGATTAGGATCAATGAAAAAACCAGAGATGTGCCTATAATAATGATAACGGCAATGCACGCTTCTAAACAGGCCTGTTTGGACGCAGGAGCTGATGAGTTTATAGCGAAGCCTTTTGAAATGGAAGATTTTTTATCAAAAGTTAAAAAGCTATTGGCTTAG